CAGAACTCCCACAGATATCagctgaagatctgcacatcCCTCAGGTGTGCACATGGGTGGACCTTCCTAGGTGCCTAATTTTGCTTAATTAGCTGTCTGTACACTACAGTTTAAATTCTCAACTGCTTTTGAAGTTCATACACTGTTGATGGTTCTTCTGAGTGTAGGTGCCATGATGCAATTACGGTCATCTATATCAGCTTTTGATTGTATTATTTCAGTTTGAGAGATGGCTCACAAAGTACGATTTGCCACTAGTGAGGACACACCAAGAGGCTAGAAATTAGTTTTGTTAAGATGAACAAATGTTTGCTGTTGTTGAATGATACTGTCTACATTGACTGGTAAAGAGAGCTGGGGCACCTCAACAGTAAAATCTTTATTCAGAAGATAAACCATCAGTCTGCTTCTTACAGAAGCAGACTGTGTTTACAGTGCAGGCTCAGCCACACCCTTTGGGAAGTATCTTAATCTCTGACAAAGATGCATGTCATGCCTGATTTGTCTTTCCTTCTCTTAAATATCAAGCAGAACTGTTTATAATTCCACACAACAAAAATCTTCAGAACCAGAACATCCTCTTGCCTTGCTTCTCTAAGGTGAATTACATGATAAAATTAATAACAAAACctctcccatttttccctctAAAACTTTCACAATAGTGTACCTTATTGGGAGATGATGATTTCAATAAATTACTCCTGTCATGCCATATGTGCCTAAGTGAGGAACCCACCCTGCATGGTCAATCACAGCAATTCATGGGTTCATAAACCTGTTATAATGAGGACCTTACAAAGAGCAATACCATATTTGGTGTGGGAGGCCTGAAAGGTGCTGCACTGCCCGAGTTTGAGACCTGCATTTCCTAGGAACAGAAGGAACACAGAAGCATCTTACCTCTCTTTTGCAAGAACAGCAAGTCCCTGTAGCAAGATAGGTACAACTGTCTGATCCAAGTAGGCACGTGTGGGTAATGACTGAAGATCCACCTTCTGCTTTGATGTTTTCTCAGCATTTAGTTTCTCATTTTCTACTATCctctgaagtaaaaaaaaaccaaaaacatgaATGAACATTGGTAATAGCAGCCACATCTACTTTGAAGTGTGTGTGCAAAGTACCCATCTCTGCAATTTGATGGCAATAATTTCTTTACATCTTTAAAGAATATTAAGTGCAtatttttccttgcaaaaaaaCCTAATTCAGAGGAACCTTCTGTTAAATTCCTATGTTTTGGGGAAACAACATTAAGAAGTTGTAAGTTTTCTACAAGAGAAGACATCCAATCCcaggaatttttatttctgccatttttttaaatttcacttcAAATTCACTGATTTGAACTCTACACCACTAAGACAGGAATATCAACAAGAGTCTCAGTTAGATGGTTCCTGTACACATGTGCTTCTAACACAAAATGGTAAAAGCACAAGGAATTCAGGTGAAGTCAGACAAAGGGGACTCTAGTAAAGTCAAGTACTTTGAGACTGTGCTCTACTCAAGTATAGATGGacactttaaagaaaacatatGCAAAATGCCTCCAGGTACTTTTTGCTCAAAAAGTGCTGCATCACCTTACACCATTAACTGTAGTTGAAGAGTGATACCGTCCCACTGCCAGTAAACCAAAAGTATTCAGTGCAATGTACATGAATCTACTGGCACAGGACTGGTGTGTTATGGGCCTGTAGGAACCATGGAAGCTGAGGCATAGACACAAGCAGTTACCAGAGAGATGAGCcccagaaaatgttttaaagtagTTTGTGCAAAAGCTTAGCACAGAGTAGGAACTTATAATAAAGGGAGGCTGAAAGCTTGTCTTTGATAAGAAGAGTAAATAAATGTCATAGAGTTAGGAAGTGATTCTCCCAGTCTACTCACCATAGGTTGAGCCTAATGTGGGTAGCTTTTTTTGTGCCATAATATATATCTGTATCTCTCACAGACAGCAACAGAACAGATAATAATCATaagatacttaaaaaaaaccccaactcatTAAAAGGCTCATTATCTACTTCAGTATCATTTAGAACAATGGAAGTAGCACAACAGAAAATATATGTACAGCTATTTCCACCAGGGACAGGTATTGCTTAGCTCCATTGAGAATATTACATTTTCTGAAGTTAGACTCAGGAGTCAACTTCTTTCCCCAAACCACAAATGTGACTTCCACTGCAACAAAATCTTTGTTACCTCTACATTTTCAGTGAGGCCGTATTCGGAATGAGGATTTTCCGGAACCTGTAAAATAACACATGGTTAGCAAAGCTAAAATTCTCCTTTTACACATGTAACATAATGCACATAAAACATTTCTTATAATACCTGTGGCTGTCCCTCCATAATCTGTTCTCCCTCCATGATTCAAGAAGTGAAAT
This window of the Ammospiza nelsoni isolate bAmmNel1 chromosome 3, bAmmNel1.pri, whole genome shotgun sequence genome carries:
- the DPY30 gene encoding protein dpy-30 homolog, with the protein product MEGEQIMEGQPQVPENPHSEYGLTENVERIVENEKLNAEKTSKQKVDLQSLPTRAYLDQTVVPILLQGLAVLAKERPPNPIEFLAAYLLKNKSQFEDRN